From Streptomyces sp. NBC_01754, a single genomic window includes:
- a CDS encoding YihY/virulence factor BrkB family protein gives MDWLKKLPGIGPLVGRLMETHAWRSYETLVRVHWSRLAAAITFLSFLALFPLIAVGAAVGAALLSDKQLNKIEKQLAEQVPGISDQLGIDNLVAHAGTVGLVAGLLLVFTGVGWVGSMRECLLAVWEKDDADQGNPVVRKLKDAGLLLGLGGAALATLAVSTIGSTAIGWTADQLGIPRNGVGGVLLQVAALAVAVGADFLLLLYMLTLLPGVEPPRHRLFVAGLVGAVGFELLKLLLGSYIKGVASKSMYGAFGVPIALLLWINFSAKLLLVCAAWTATPEQDAEDASVSGGEGGAPGRAAASAG, from the coding sequence ATGGACTGGCTGAAGAAACTTCCCGGCATCGGCCCGCTCGTCGGCCGGCTGATGGAGACCCACGCCTGGCGCTCGTACGAGACGCTGGTCCGGGTCCACTGGTCCCGGCTCGCCGCGGCGATCACCTTTCTCAGCTTCCTGGCGCTCTTCCCGCTGATCGCGGTCGGGGCCGCGGTCGGTGCGGCGCTCCTGTCGGACAAGCAGCTGAACAAGATCGAGAAGCAGCTGGCCGAGCAGGTCCCGGGCATCTCCGACCAGCTGGGCATCGACAACCTGGTGGCCCACGCGGGCACGGTCGGGCTGGTCGCCGGACTGCTGCTGGTCTTCACCGGTGTCGGCTGGGTCGGCTCCATGCGGGAGTGTCTGCTCGCCGTCTGGGAGAAGGACGACGCCGACCAGGGGAACCCCGTCGTCCGCAAGCTCAAGGACGCCGGTCTGCTGCTCGGTCTCGGCGGCGCCGCGCTGGCCACGCTCGCCGTCAGCACCATCGGCTCCACGGCCATCGGCTGGACCGCCGACCAACTCGGCATCCCCCGGAACGGAGTCGGCGGTGTGCTGCTCCAGGTGGCCGCCCTGGCGGTGGCGGTCGGAGCGGACTTCCTGCTGCTGCTCTACATGCTGACCCTGCTGCCGGGGGTGGAGCCGCCCCGGCACCGGCTCTTCGTCGCCGGGCTCGTCGGCGCGGTCGGCTTCGAACTGCTCAAGCTGCTGCTCGGCAGCTATATCAAGGGCGTCGCGTCGAAGAGCATGTACGGCGCCTTCGGGGTGCCGATCGCGCTGCTGCTGTGGATCAACTTCAGCGCCAAGCTCCTGCTGGTCTGCGCCGCCTGGACCGCGACGCCCGAGCAGGACGCCGAGGACGCGTCCGTCAGCGGCGGGGAAGGCGGCGCGCCAGGTCGGGCAGCGGCCAGCGCCGGTTGA